From Lolium perenne isolate Kyuss_39 chromosome 5, Kyuss_2.0, whole genome shotgun sequence, a single genomic window includes:
- the LOC127299258 gene encoding uncharacterized protein, with translation MARGLRSQAREARELHIKGQHEEALARALEVLGANPGSALALNLVGSLHRHFGSAAWRARASDDDEAASTLELHHHQLALDAFSAAARIAPNCVMTAICHAEALAACSRIPDGQVELLRVCSMPEANHMDPAVHHVGYDLVLEASTAKKRKSEALCKANLIMQDFEAMINDKVVPEEAAELLAGDAASADVRRRANLFSQRYPYSARAQLILVYVELEHVRTIDLAADRQRRLWPILAVISEAAVVFDRSLLVALFHAKVLFALDEFDEAERECRRALRVEEPTDPNLDDIPPAVSVPGADYESRVSSVRKQLRILLKRVIVVAALCWSSIESTQHGDRVDRVISLKAATLQEHYNRIDPSAAKTISDTLRFLKNQSSWSFLVCPNSSCHGKRFLGIESLWKHMRKQHRDGLWNKLEAVLGSHLYENTSNDDDDHPFDEITLSKDSQQHDIFHLPTVQPMFRSLLLSPSIGIQAEPLSEMRQRKCREGAEIIADIKKKLRMLPKDELNTEYEEVCFAINDLWLKFLKTSALDHREVILPLARSFQWIQMKISIALSAKDLGRFIGGANIDITFGKVPAAPDRNVSVVHGSEPSHASNIDNPSGDNLQTENLQPLCSDETLKDGEKCEESEIHVVDSKSETMVDQRSMDPPIDVHESGLNVLASDETLKDGEKCEESYENGN, from the exons ATGGCTCGCGGCCTACGATCCCAGGCCCGGGAGGCTCGAGAGCTCCACATCAAGGGCCAGCACGAGGAGGCGCTGGCCCGCGCCCTGGAGGTCCTCGGCGCGAACCCTGGCTCCGCGCTCGCTCTCAACCTCGTCGGCTCCCTCCACCGCCACTTCGGAAGCGCGGCGTGGAGAGCCAGGgcctccgacgacgacgaggccGCGTCCACGCTGGAGCTGCATCACCACCAGCTCGCCCTCGACGCTTTCTCCGCCGCTGCCCGGATCGCGCCCAACTGCGTCATGACCGCCATCTGCCACGCCGAGGCGCTCGCCGCCTGCAGCCGGATCCCCGACGGGCAGGTGGAGCTGCTCCGCGTATGCTCCATGCCCGAGGCCAACCACATGGACCCGGCGGTGCACCACGTGGGGTACGACCTCGTCCTCGAAGCCTCCAccgccaagaagaggaagagcgaGGCCCTGTGCAAGGCCAACCTCATCATGCAGGACTTCGAGGCCATGATCAACGACAAGGTTGTGCCCGAGGAGGCCGCCGAGTTGCTTGCCGGGGATGCCGCTTCTGCTGATGTGCGACGGCGTGCAAACCTATTCTCCCAGAGATACCCGTACTCGGCGCGCGCCCAGTTAATCCTCGTATATGTCGAATTGGAGCATGTCCGTACCATCGATCTGGCAGCTGACAGGCAGCGCCGTCTTTGGCCCATTCTCGCCGTGATTTCTGAAGCGGCAGTCGTCTTCGACCGCTCGCTCCTGGTTGCCTTGTTCCACGCCAAGGTCTTGTTCGCCCTGGATGAGTTTGATGAAGCGGAGAGGGAGTGCCGCCGAGCACTCCGCGTCGAGGAGCCGACTGACCCCAATTTGGACGACATACCTCCTGCTGTATCTGTTCCCGGCGCAGATTACGAATCCAGAGTATCGTCTGTCAGGAAACAGCTCCGTATCTTGCTCAAGCGGGTCATAGTTGTGGCTGCCctatgctggagctctatcgagagcaCGCAACACGGCGACAGGGTTGACAGGGTCATATCACTCAAGGCTGCAACGCTGCAGGAGCACTACAACAGAATCGACCCGTCCGCAGCAAAGACCATATCTGATACACTGCGCTTTCTCAAGAATCAGAGCTCATGGAGTTTCTTGGTTTGCCCCAATTCCAGTTGTCATGGCAAAAGGTTTCTGGGCATTGAATCTCTCTGGAAACACATGCGCAAGCAGCACCGAGATGGGCTCTGGAATAAGCTGGAGGCAGTCTTAGGTTCACATCTTTAtgaaaatacatcaaacgatgatgaTGATCACCCATTTGATGAGATAACTCTCTCTAAAGATTCGCAACAGCATGACATCTTCCATTTACCAACGGTGCAACCTATGTTTAGATCCTTGCTCCTTTCACCATCTATTGGAATCCAAGCAGAACCACTCTCTGAAATGCGACAAAGGAAATGCAGAGAAGGAGCTGAGATCATTGCGGATATTAAGAAGAAGCTGAGGATGTTGCCTAAAGATGAACTTAACACCGAG TATGAGGAGGTGTGTTTTGCAATAAATGACTTGTGGCTTAAGTTCCTCAAAACTTCTGCGCTGGATCATCGTGAAGTCATCCTTCCCCTTGCGAGATCATTCCAATGG ATACAAATGAAAATTTCGATTGCTCTTAGTGCAAAGGATCTTGGTAGGTTCATTGGGGGTGCCAATATAGACATTACGTTCGGAAAAGTTCCTGCTGCCCCTGACAGGAATGTTTCTGTGGTACATGGCTCAGAACCCTCACACGCCAGCAATATTGACAATCCAAGTGGTGATAACCTACAGACAGAAAACTTGCAG CCTTTGTGCTCAGACGAGACACTTAAGGATGGTGAAAAATGTGAAGAAAG TGAGATTCATGTTGTAGATAGCAAATCTGAGACCATGGTAGACCAAAGATCTATGGATCCACCAATTGACGTTCATGAAAGTGGGCTGAACGTTCTTGCATCCGACGAGACACTTAAGGATGGTGAAAAATGTGAAGAAAG TTATGAAAATGGCAACTGA
- the LOC139831005 gene encoding uncharacterized protein, which translates to MSADNVCMALQFYEIFTSWEKNDYHLTDVVLTYMKTLLCGVDHTIFPEKVGINFASEILATILIGLHMSETCSRFGLNKETEKHVVNPIMCGDCMCPTHNLFGIKFNAQMSCECGKCYGEYPYTALFHKLDAGSPQTTKIKSFAELRVLLDEQFCKDNNCKDCGNMLNTDMLLSNTPHFFTIVLNWLSSSESPDILSEFLAGITSPVDTGFFCKSADPSTMYTVTSMGILYGVFTNREDQVVISLSLKQGLWNKMEHGNK; encoded by the exons ATGTCTGCTGACAATGTCTGCATGGCTCTGCAATTTTATGAAATTTTCACTTCTTGGGAGAAAAATGACTACCACTTAACGGATGTTGTACTAACTTACATGAAGACCCTTCTCTGCGGAGTAGATCACACTATTTTTCCTGAAAAG GTTGGGATAAATTTTGCTTCTGAGATTTTGGCCACAATTCTCATTGGATTGCATATGTCAGAAACTTGTTCACGTTTTGGTTTAAACAAGGAGACGGAGAAACACGTGGTAAACCCAATCATGTGCGGAGATTGCATGTGCCCAACACATAATCTTTTTGGGATCAAATTTAATGCGCAAATGAGCTGCGAGTGTGGGAAGTGTTATGGCGAATACCCATATACCGCACTTTTCCATAAACTTGATGCTGGTTCACCTCAAACAACGAAG ATCAAGTCCTTCGCAGAGCTTCGAGTTCTATTGGATGAACAGTTCTGTAAGGACAACAACTGCAAGGATTGTGGAAATATGCTGAATACTGATATGTTGCTTTCAAACACACCACATTTCTTTACAATAG TTTTGAACTGGCTGAGTAGCAGTGAAAGCCCGGACATACTCTCTGAGTTCCTGGCTGGCATTACGTCTCCCGTTGACACTGGATTCTTTTGCAAAAGTGCCGATCCTTCAACTATGTATACTGTCACCTCCATG GGAATattatatggagtattcacaaaccGAGAGGACCAAGTTGTTATTAGTCTAAGCCTGAAGCAAGGTTTGTGGAATAAAATGGAGCATGGTAATAAATGA